The following coding sequences lie in one Pseudomonadota bacterium genomic window:
- a CDS encoding IS5 family transposase, producing MTDKFTSKGFADYFIEQRGYTNSFLEKIDMLINWKNIESLLNKKYKKVASADGRPAYPALPMFKLLLLQRWNGLSDPQAEVAIKDRISFILFTGFSISSPMPDYSTICRFRNNLLELNLYEKLMEEINSQIEFKGLMVKKGAIVDATIVESSRRPRKVTELMPEDRMEEKSEMPASVVTYSDDPDANWIKKGKRAYYGYKGHISVDAKEGFILGGHVTPASTADTKELERVINESHFPEGSPVFADKGYASAGNRNILADKKLIDGIMHKAARNKPLTPAQRIINRLISSVRYKVEQSIGTLKRGYQFFRMRYKGLKKGNMEFLLNAMAFNLKKAAAMIE from the coding sequence ATGACAGATAAATTCACCTCAAAAGGTTTTGCCGATTATTTTATAGAACAGAGAGGATATACGAACTCGTTTTTAGAAAAGATCGATATGCTCATTAACTGGAAGAATATTGAAAGCCTTTTAAACAAAAAATATAAAAAGGTTGCAAGCGCTGATGGAAGACCGGCATATCCGGCATTACCTATGTTTAAACTTCTATTACTGCAGAGATGGAACGGATTAAGTGACCCGCAAGCAGAGGTAGCAATAAAAGACCGCATCTCATTTATCCTGTTTACAGGATTTTCCATATCAAGTCCAATGCCCGATTACTCTACCATATGCAGATTCAGGAATAATCTCCTTGAACTTAACCTCTACGAAAAACTGATGGAGGAAATAAACTCTCAGATCGAATTTAAAGGCCTGATGGTAAAAAAGGGCGCTATTGTTGATGCGACCATCGTAGAGTCCTCACGCAGACCAAGGAAGGTTACAGAGTTAATGCCTGAAGACCGCATGGAGGAAAAATCAGAGATGCCTGCCTCGGTCGTAACATACTCCGACGACCCCGATGCAAACTGGATCAAAAAAGGAAAGAGGGCTTACTACGGATACAAGGGTCATATATCCGTTGACGCTAAAGAAGGGTTTATCCTGGGAGGACACGTCACACCTGCCAGCACTGCCGATACCAAGGAACTTGAAAGGGTCATCAATGAATCCCATTTTCCCGAAGGGTCGCCTGTCTTTGCCGACAAGGGATACGCAAGTGCAGGGAACAGAAACATACTTGCAGACAAAAAGCTCATAGACGGCATCATGCACAAGGCTGCACGGAACAAACCCCTCACGCCTGCACAGCGCATTATCAACAGGCTCATAAGCTCGGTAAGATATAAGGTCGAACAGAGCATAGGAACATTGAAAAGGGGTTATCAGTTCTTCCGAATGAGGTATAAGGGACTCAAGAAGGGGAATATGGAGTTTCTCTTAAACGCAATGGCGTTCAACCTGAAAAAGGCGGCAGCAATGATAGAATAG